One window from the genome of Choloepus didactylus isolate mChoDid1 chromosome 2, mChoDid1.pri, whole genome shotgun sequence encodes:
- the USF1 gene encoding upstream stimulatory factor 1 isoform X1, giving the protein MKGQQKTAETEEGTVQIQEGAVATGEDPTSVAIASIQSAATFPDPNVKYVFRTENGGQVMYRVIQVSEGQLDGQTEGSGAISGYPATQSMTQAVIQGAFTSDDAVDTEGTAAETHYTYFPSTAVGDGAGGTTSGSTAAVVTTQGSEALLGQATPPGTGQFFVMMSPQEVLQGGSQRSIAPRTHPYSPKSEAPRTTRDEKRRAQHNEVERRRRDKINNWIVQLSKIIPDCSMESTKSGQVMETLVVGRMPELSPNISGSSNKWGIHGSHLFLFLSEAPVSLRDVKPPCLGENEVQCVKMLLESKPGILNPSAHFVEFFLQSKGGILSKACDYIQELRQSNHRLSEELQGLDQLQLDNDVLRQQVEDLKNKNLLLRAQLRHHGVEVVIKNDSN; this is encoded by the exons ATGAAGGG GCAGCAGAAAACAGCTGAAACAGAAGAGGGGACAGTGCAGATTCAGGAAG GTGCAGTGGCAACTGGGGAGGACCCAACCAGTGTGGCTATCGCCAGCATCCAGTCAGCTGCCACCTTCCCTGACCCCAACGTCAAGTACGTCTTCCGAACTGAGAATGGGGGCCAG GTGATGTACAGGGTGATCCAGGTGTCTGAGGGACAGCTGGATGGCCAGACTGAGGGCAGTGGCGCCATCAGTGGCTATCCTGCAACTCAGTCCATGACCCAG GCAGTGATCCAGGGTGCATTCACCAGTGATGATGCAGTTGACACAGAGGGGACAGCTGCTGAGACGCACTATACTTACTTCCCCAGCACTGCAGTGGGAGATGGAGCAGGGGGTACCACATCAGGAAGTACAGCTGCTGTTGTTACTACCCAGGGCTCAGAGGCACTACTGGGGCAGGCAACTCCTCCCGGCACTG GTCAATTCTTTGTGATGATGTCTCCACAAGAAGTGTTGCAGGGAGGAAGCCAGCGCTCCATTGCCCCTAGGACTCACCCTTATTCCCC GAAATCAGAAGCTCCTCGGACAACTCGCGATGAGAAACGTAGGGCTCAGCACAATGAAG TGGAGCGCCGCCGTCGGGACAAGATCAACAACTGGATTGTGCAGCTGTCCAAGATCATCCCAGACTGCTCCATGGAGAGCACCAAGTCTGGCCAGGTCATGGAAACCCTAGTAGTGGGCAGGATGCCTGAATTGTCTCCCAATATTTCCGGAAGTAGTAATAAGTGGGGCATACATGGTAGTcatcttttcttatttctgtctGAGGCTCCTGTGTCCCTGAGAGATGTTAAACCACCATGCTTAGGGGAAAATGAGGTCCAATGTGTGAAAATGCTTTTGGAAAGCAAGCCAGGTATCTTAAATCCTAGTGCTCATTTTGTTGAGTTTTTCTTGCAGAGTAAAGGTGGAATTCTGTCCAAAGCCTGTGATTATATCCAGGAGCTTCGACAGAGTAACCACCGGTTGTCTGAGGAACTGCAGGGGCTCGACCAACTGCAGCTGGACAATGATGTGCTTCGACAGCAG GTGGAAGATCTTAAAAACAAGAACCTGCTGCTACGAGCTCAGTTGCGGCACCATGGAGTAGAGGTCGTCATCAAGAATGACAGCAATTAA
- the USF1 gene encoding upstream stimulatory factor 1 isoform X3, producing the protein MKGQQKTAETEEGTVQIQEGAVATGEDPTSVAIASIQSAATFPDPNVKYVFRTENGGQVMYRVIQVSEGQLDGQTEGSGAISGYPATQSMTQAVIQGAFTSDDAVDTEGTAAETHYTYFPSTAVGDGAGGTTSGSTAAVVTTQGSEALLGQATPPGTGQFFVMMSPQEVLQGGSQRSIAPRTHPYSPKSEAPRTTRDEKRRAQHNEVERRRRDKINNWIVQLSKIIPDCSMESTKSGQSKGGILSKACDYIQELRQSNHRLSEELQGLDQLQLDNDVLRQQVEDLKNKNLLLRAQLRHHGVEVVIKNDSN; encoded by the exons ATGAAGGG GCAGCAGAAAACAGCTGAAACAGAAGAGGGGACAGTGCAGATTCAGGAAG GTGCAGTGGCAACTGGGGAGGACCCAACCAGTGTGGCTATCGCCAGCATCCAGTCAGCTGCCACCTTCCCTGACCCCAACGTCAAGTACGTCTTCCGAACTGAGAATGGGGGCCAG GTGATGTACAGGGTGATCCAGGTGTCTGAGGGACAGCTGGATGGCCAGACTGAGGGCAGTGGCGCCATCAGTGGCTATCCTGCAACTCAGTCCATGACCCAG GCAGTGATCCAGGGTGCATTCACCAGTGATGATGCAGTTGACACAGAGGGGACAGCTGCTGAGACGCACTATACTTACTTCCCCAGCACTGCAGTGGGAGATGGAGCAGGGGGTACCACATCAGGAAGTACAGCTGCTGTTGTTACTACCCAGGGCTCAGAGGCACTACTGGGGCAGGCAACTCCTCCCGGCACTG GTCAATTCTTTGTGATGATGTCTCCACAAGAAGTGTTGCAGGGAGGAAGCCAGCGCTCCATTGCCCCTAGGACTCACCCTTATTCCCC GAAATCAGAAGCTCCTCGGACAACTCGCGATGAGAAACGTAGGGCTCAGCACAATGAAG TGGAGCGCCGCCGTCGGGACAAGATCAACAACTGGATTGTGCAGCTGTCCAAGATCATCCCAGACTGCTCCATGGAGAGCACCAAGTCTGGCCAG AGTAAAGGTGGAATTCTGTCCAAAGCCTGTGATTATATCCAGGAGCTTCGACAGAGTAACCACCGGTTGTCTGAGGAACTGCAGGGGCTCGACCAACTGCAGCTGGACAATGATGTGCTTCGACAGCAG GTGGAAGATCTTAAAAACAAGAACCTGCTGCTACGAGCTCAGTTGCGGCACCATGGAGTAGAGGTCGTCATCAAGAATGACAGCAATTAA
- the USF1 gene encoding upstream stimulatory factor 1 isoform X2, which yields MYRVIQVSEGQLDGQTEGSGAISGYPATQSMTQAVIQGAFTSDDAVDTEGTAAETHYTYFPSTAVGDGAGGTTSGSTAAVVTTQGSEALLGQATPPGTGQFFVMMSPQEVLQGGSQRSIAPRTHPYSPKSEAPRTTRDEKRRAQHNEVERRRRDKINNWIVQLSKIIPDCSMESTKSGQVMETLVVGRMPELSPNISGSSNKWGIHGSHLFLFLSEAPVSLRDVKPPCLGENEVQCVKMLLESKPGILNPSAHFVEFFLQSKGGILSKACDYIQELRQSNHRLSEELQGLDQLQLDNDVLRQQVEDLKNKNLLLRAQLRHHGVEVVIKNDSN from the exons ATGTACAGGGTGATCCAGGTGTCTGAGGGACAGCTGGATGGCCAGACTGAGGGCAGTGGCGCCATCAGTGGCTATCCTGCAACTCAGTCCATGACCCAG GCAGTGATCCAGGGTGCATTCACCAGTGATGATGCAGTTGACACAGAGGGGACAGCTGCTGAGACGCACTATACTTACTTCCCCAGCACTGCAGTGGGAGATGGAGCAGGGGGTACCACATCAGGAAGTACAGCTGCTGTTGTTACTACCCAGGGCTCAGAGGCACTACTGGGGCAGGCAACTCCTCCCGGCACTG GTCAATTCTTTGTGATGATGTCTCCACAAGAAGTGTTGCAGGGAGGAAGCCAGCGCTCCATTGCCCCTAGGACTCACCCTTATTCCCC GAAATCAGAAGCTCCTCGGACAACTCGCGATGAGAAACGTAGGGCTCAGCACAATGAAG TGGAGCGCCGCCGTCGGGACAAGATCAACAACTGGATTGTGCAGCTGTCCAAGATCATCCCAGACTGCTCCATGGAGAGCACCAAGTCTGGCCAGGTCATGGAAACCCTAGTAGTGGGCAGGATGCCTGAATTGTCTCCCAATATTTCCGGAAGTAGTAATAAGTGGGGCATACATGGTAGTcatcttttcttatttctgtctGAGGCTCCTGTGTCCCTGAGAGATGTTAAACCACCATGCTTAGGGGAAAATGAGGTCCAATGTGTGAAAATGCTTTTGGAAAGCAAGCCAGGTATCTTAAATCCTAGTGCTCATTTTGTTGAGTTTTTCTTGCAGAGTAAAGGTGGAATTCTGTCCAAAGCCTGTGATTATATCCAGGAGCTTCGACAGAGTAACCACCGGTTGTCTGAGGAACTGCAGGGGCTCGACCAACTGCAGCTGGACAATGATGTGCTTCGACAGCAG GTGGAAGATCTTAAAAACAAGAACCTGCTGCTACGAGCTCAGTTGCGGCACCATGGAGTAGAGGTCGTCATCAAGAATGACAGCAATTAA
- the TSTD1 gene encoding thiosulfate:glutathione sulfurtransferase: MLPAPRERAKSAFLRLAIVVCTMARASTVSLPELRSLLASGRARLIDVRSREEAAAGTIPGAVNIPVSELASALQMEPAAFQALYSAEKPKLEDENLVFFCQMGKRGFQAMQLARGLGYTGARNYAGAYREWFEKEG; encoded by the exons ATGCTGCCGGCGCCGAGGGAGAGGGCTAAGTCTGCGTTCCTGCGACTTGCAATCGTGGTGTGCACCATGGCCCGAG CATCTACGGTCTCGCTTCCTGAACTGCGTTCGCTTCTAGCCTCGGGCCGGGCCCGGCTCATCGACGTGCGATCTCGGGAGGAGGCGGCAGCTGGGACCATCCCAGGGGCAGTCAACATCCCGG TGTCTGAGTTGGCAAGTGCCCTGCAGATGGAACCAGCTGCTTTCCAGGCTTTGTACTCAGCTGAGAAGCCAAAGCTGGAAGATGAGAACCTCGTTTTCTTCTGTCAGATGGGCAAGCGGGGCTTCCAGGCTATGCAGTTGGCCCGGGGCCTTGGATACACTGG GGCTCGCAACTATGCTGGGGCCTATAGAGAATGGTTCGAGAAGGAGGGTTAA